The Salvia miltiorrhiza cultivar Shanhuang (shh) chromosome 1, IMPLAD_Smil_shh, whole genome shotgun sequence genome has a window encoding:
- the LOC131005557 gene encoding putative F-box/FBD/LRR-repeat protein At4g13965, with translation MDDSDFLPKKSSRRCDRISELPDEIILVILSFLSLRESVTTSVLSSRWSDLWKHTPNLNLDAKLLTNRYKKPIEIINSVLQSHKAPSLNEFRISLYVNYLEQRAVAKWLEFVVSRQVERLELDLLGTELEVPIFKVSLLELLRERPQNLIGFKSLKSLCLKGFLVSGEVIDSFLRNCPLLKQLDIHSSTLTSDVVICGTALALEELDIYRCAGQYSIQVSAPNLTCLRVHSTSKKLLACAVFSCISRLKTLSLTIRRPKAFLGKAFPQMPMLKKLFVGYGRGAYKDGLLPVTALIRASPHLQEFMFRPTSKARWREVATNVERHPHWHLKVFKFGRFLEGAGGHLELLKYILDTCIALEKIILRCSSKSRFFLKKKSKSRFLYKQEAYPQAARDLLEKLLGCKLPDNIQLYIV, from the exons ATGGACGATTCAGATTTTCTGCCCAAGAAG TCTTCTCGGAGATGCGATAGGATTAGTGAGTTGCCTGATGAAATTATCCTCGTCATATTGTCTTTCCTATCACTGAGGGAATCTGTAACCACTAGTGTTCTCTCTTCCCGATGGTCGGATTTGTGGAAACACACTCCTAATCTCAACTTGGATGCGAAGCTTCTAACCAACCGCTATAAGAAGCCCATAGAAATAATAAACTCGGTTCTCCAATCGCATAAAGCCCCTTCATTGAATGAATTCCGAATCTCTTTGTATGTAAACTATTTAGAGCAGCGCGCAGTCGCGAAATGGCTTGAATTTGTGGTTTCAAGACAAGTTGAGAGGTTGGAATTGGACTTGCTGGGAACAGAGCTTGAGGTTCCAATTTTTAAGGTTTCCCTATTAGAGTTGTTAAGAGAGAGGCCTCAAAATCTGATTGGTTTTAAATCCCTCAAGAGCTTGTGTCTGAAAGGTTTCTTAGTGAGTGGCGAGGTTATAGACTCGTTCCTACGTAATTGCCCTTTGTTGAAGCAATTGGATATCCATTCTTCAACTTTGACATCTGATGTTGTGATTTGTGGCACGGCACTCGCGCTAGAGGAGCTCGATATATATCGTTGTGCTGGTCAATATTCCATACAAGTTTCTGCTCCGAATCTTACTTGCCTCAGGGTCCACTCCACTTCCAAGAAATTACTTGCTTGTGCAGTATTTTCCTGCATTTCCAGACTGAAAACTCTCAGTTTAACCATCCGCCGTCCCAAG GCGTTTTTAGGGAAAGCCTTTCCGCAAATGCCTATGTTGAAGAAGTTGTTCGTTGGATATGGTCGTGGAGCGTATAAAGACGGTCTCTTGCCTGTAACGGCGTTGATACGGGCATCTCCtcatcttcaagaattcatgTTCAGG CCAACATCTAAAGCTAGATGGAGAGAAGTTGCAACAAATGTTGAAAGACATCCACATTGGCATCTGAAAGTGTTCAAGTTCGGAAGGTTTCTTGAGGGTGCCGGCGGTCATTTGGAATTGCTGAAATATATTTTGGATACTTGCATTGCGCTTGAGAAAATTATTCTCCGCTGTTCATCAAAGTCTCggttttttctcaaaaaaaaatcaaagtctCGGTTTTTATATAAGCAAGAAGCCTACCCACAAGCTGCCAGAGACCTCCTCGAAAAGCTACTTGGTTGCAAACTGCCTGACAACATTCAACTCTATATTGTTTAA